ATTGCTATTTGAGGCGGGAGTCGCCGTGAATTCGACAACACAAGCAGCGTTTACACGTTCAAACACCTCAAAGCCTAGACGGGTTGCGTTGTTGTGCGCTTCGTCCACTAAAACAAGAGGGCGGTGCATCCGCAGAAAATTTACAAAAGAAAATCGGATTTTCCCTTTGTCTTCACCGTTATTGATTGTGTCAAATCCGGTAAATCCTGCAGGAATTTTACTGAAAAGCGGTTCAAGATTTTCATTATGCGCATATACTTTACGCGAATCCGTATTAGCTTCTTCGGTTTTGATTGTTTGCATGGTGCCGAGGACAATCACAGCTTTACTCGTTAAATCACGTGGACGGATTTGCGTGAAATCTGTTATGTCCAAAACTATAAAATTGCCATTGAACGCTTCTCGTAGAGTTTCGTAATTATAATTACCTGGGGTCTTGAGGGTTTCCAGTGTCTGCGAGCGAATAGTGTTACTCGGGACCAACCATAGAACCAACGGAAATTCTCTTTCTAGATAGCTTTCCGATGCTATCCGAACTGTTTGCGCGGAAAGAAGGGTTTTTCCACCCCCGGTCGGTAAACGAAGGCAGATATAAGGAACACTATCGAGAGAGGCGGGCAATGAGTTAAACGCGCGAATGTTCACGACTCCAGGCTTTTTATGGGCATCATAAGCGGTTTTCGCGCCGAGAAAACGAGCCTGTTCCAGATAGGTTTTCAGACTGTCCAAGGCATTAATTTGGTATGTTTTTAGCGATATACTTGTCATCGTTCAACGCACCTTCACATCATAGGGTGTTTGCTTGAAAATAATATTGAGGTCTTTAAGGCGGGCTTGCCCGAGGCGACTGGTTTCACCATAAATCACTTTTGGCCCGTCATGGCTGGGAAGATTGGACAGAACTTTCGAAGTCAACACATTGCCTCCGTCTGGGCGCTTGTCCCCCAAAATCCCGTTATAAAGGAGGTAATAGGCCGTTCCGTTATGTGTCCCAAGGTATGGGCTATCCGCTTTTTCATGAAGGGCTGAGCGAGTTTCAGAAAACCAGATATGGGCAGCGAGGTTAGCAAATTGAATTTGTGGATTGATCCGTCCCTCGGAATCAAACACCGCTGAGCCTAGCTGATAGTACCGAAATCCTCCGCCGCCTTTCCAATTCACCAATTCTGATATTCCGCCCTGTTCACCTTCAATCACTTTCTGCAAGCGCGGTACACAATGGGTTTTCGCGTGTTCTCCCATTTCAATACCGATGTAACGACGGCCCATTTTATGGGCCACTGCGGCAGTAGTGCCTGAACCGAGGAAACTGTCTAGAACGAGGTCATTAGGGTTGGTAGCAATTTGCAAAATACGTTGCATTAGACGCTCTGGTTTAGGGCTATCAAAAGCATTTACCTTACCAAACAAAGCATGAATTTCTTTTTTTGATTCATCTGTGTGCCCAACCTCATCAGAAGGCCACCAAGTCCATGGGGTTACGCCGGGAACTTCTGATAAGTATCTTATAAGATTTGGCTGACTGTCACCATTCTTCCCAAAGTAAATTTTCCCTTCTGCAAGCAAGCGTTGATAAGTAGCTTTTGCCATACCCCAGCATCGACCCTCAGGAGGACGATGGGTTTTCCCTGATGGAGTAGTTATTTCATAGAATTGCTCTGGTGTAGCATGACCTTCTTGAGCTGTCATCGGAACAGATCGCCACCTACCTCTAGGATCATTGTTAGGATTTCTGTATACTTTTGCTTGTGCCTCAGTCATTGAAACAAGATTTCTGGTTTTTTTAAACTTATCAGGGTTGACAGCATAAACAAAAATATACTCGTGGACATCACCAATAGCTTCACGGTTTTCTCTAGAATATCTTTTTTGCCAGACGTTGCTAGCCAAAAAGTTCTTCCTCCCAAAAATTTCATCCATTATTATTTTTAAATAATGAGCTTCGCTGTCATCGATTGAAACCCAAATACTTCCGTCTTCCGTAAGCATTTCACGCAACAGTTCAAGACGTGGATACATCAATGAAAGCCATTGGGCATGTTCCAAGTTGTCGTCATAATGCTCAAATGCACTGCGTGTGTTGTATGGCGGATCAATATAAATACACTTAACCTGTCGAGCATAATAGGGCAATAAGGCTTTGAGTGCGTCTAGGTTGTCGCCCTGTACCAGCATATTCGATGTATCTGCAACGCCAAAGGAATAATCGTCTTGCGGTTCCAATAACCGATAGGGAATCTGTTCGGCAGCTCTGATATGCTTATCTCTATTAAGCCAGTTTAAAATTGGCATGAAGCATTCCCTCGTTTTCTATGGTTTTCTATACCCATTTGTATCTCATTTTACTAACATTTTAGCACAAGACGTGGACATCCACTTGAAATTATTTCTTTCTATTAAAATTGTCCTCCCCCTGACAAGCCACTCCCCAACGTACCAGATATTCGTTTTTGAATAGCGGTGTGCGCTTGTGCAGTGGTGGGATAGTTAATTTCCAATTATCTCTTTTGCATTCTTTAGCCCAAAGCTTTCAATAAGTCTTCTTTCATTTTCTGTAAGTGTCGGTACTGCCCATACTAAGAGATATTTGGCTCTCGTACTTGCAACATAACCAACACGTTTTTCTTCGCCAACTCCATTTAGCCAATGTGATTCCCAATGGCCCGCTTCACTTTTTTTAGATTTGCTTGATACTACCATAGTACTGTCGTAGGTACAGCCTTTGCTACCATGTACAGTTGTAACCTGGATTTTAAAATTATTTATATTAGTTAGGACATCTTCAATTATATCTTTGGAGTTTTGTGCGTTATACCATCGACCTGAAAAAGTACTATCAAAATCTCGCTCCATTTTACTATCAAATATTTTTAATTCCGAATATCTTTGTTTGATAATGTTTGGCAAGGTACTTCTTGCTGTCTTATGCCAATTTCCATAGTTCTGATTAAAGTCAAGAAGTTTGCTATTGTAACAACAATCATTTAATACATTTTTTAAAAATATTCTCCACATAAAAACAGAATTAACATCTTTAGGGCAATAATAACTAACCTTATTCTTGCTTCCGCCTAACCACTTAGAGATTTGTTGACCTGCATATTCAAGTGCTTTTAGTCTCTGGTATGCATTGCCTTTATCCCATAGTTGTAAAGCGGAAATCATTAAATCTATATCATTTTTATTATGGATGCAAAGTAGCTCATCCTTCATTTTGTTTTGCTTCGCAATAATACATGACCTTTCCTGATCAATTTTCAGTTCACTCATAATTTTTATGTATTTCTCAATGACATCGAAATTACCATTGTACTCTAAATAAAGTAAAGTGTTATCCTCACATTTATCTTCAGCATGAGCAGTTATACTGTCTACGGTGCTAATTAATTTTCTCGAAAAATCAACTATTTTTTGGCAACTTCTAAAATTGTCGCGCAATATCATTTGAGTGAATGATGATACAAATTCAAGCGTATCATCTGGGTCCACTCTTTTAAATTCATAGACGCTTTGATTCAGATCGCCTATGAAATGAAGAGTTGTCCCGTGTTCATTAATCTTCTTAAGAATCTGTATTTCTATCCAAGACAAGTCTTGACATTCATCTACGATAATAAGTGGAAATTTTCTTGATAGCAGTTTTGTTATCTTAGTATTTTTTTCTAAAACGTTTAGTGCAAGTAAGTTGATATCTTCAAAGTTAGCAAAGCCATCTTTCCAAAAATGAGTTTTGCATTCTTTAAACTTTTTGTTTACATAGTCAAATTTATAATAACTTGGATTAGCGTATTTTTCTCTATTTTCTTTAATATGCTTTTGCATTTGTTGACTTTTATAGTAATCTTTTAAAGTGAAAGTAATATCCCCAATAACAAAATTAAATTGTTTGTTTTTTTTATCGTAGCTTATTTGATGTGCGTGCAAATCCAGTCTTTTATCATCTTTAGTTATAAAAGGTATCTCGCACTTATAACTATTTAACCAGTGATTTCCGAATGTCTTCGTTCTATTTTGTATGATAGAAAACGACATGTCATCGTTTTTACCTTTGTAATTGGTGTATTTAGAAATATAAGGTTGTGCTATGTATTGATGAATAAAACTACTCAATGTTCCCACTAAATGCGGATATGTAGTAGACCTTATATTGAATTGACTTATTCTATCTTTGATAACTTCCGTAGCGTCATTGGTAAAAGTCAGAATTGCGATTCCGCCAGCTTCAAACTTACTCCATTTTTTAATTTCATAAGCAGCTTTCATTCCGACGACTTCAGTTTTGCCACTTCCTGCACATGCTCTTAGAAAAATGTCCTCATCTATTGAAGATAATATATACTCCAATTGTTCTTCTGTTTTTTCGGAAACTCTACAATGCTTATATCCCTTGCAGATATCTCTTGCCCCTTTTTGAAAACATTCTTTGCAAGACAAATTACTATTTTTATCACATAAAGTCATAGCAATTGAATTATGCATTTCTTCTTTAGTCATTAATTTCACCACCACAAGACCATATGATTGCGTCCTCTATGTACTTAGGAACATTAAATATAGTTTCTACATTTCGTATTTTTTCCTCTTTTAACATTTCCGAATCATATATTTCCTCTAACTTATTGGCTAATTCTTGGGCATATGTACCTTTTCCAACTTCTTTACTTTCAATATGCTGTAGAATAAATTTAGAATCATCTCTCAATTGCTCATTAGAAATATATTTATTGTCTTTATTTTCAATTTCTTGGCAAGTTATTTTTACCGATCCATCTTTACTCCAAAGTGTTCTAATTACTTCACACATAATTTTTGTGTTTTTTTTCATTGCCAAATCATATTCAAAAGTTTTAAACGGAGAAGAAAATAATCGTGCAAATTCACTTGAATTTATACTATCTTTTAATTCTAATGCACTGTTATTTCCTTCAACTTCATCTTCTGTTATCGGATAGTACTCTTCTAATACTATTTTCTTATTATCATCCTTATCTGTTACTTCTAATTTTCTTTTCTCTGGATCTTTATCCGTAATTCCACTGCACCTGTAAGGTAATCTAATTCCAAGACCCATGTCTATACTGCAAAAAAGTTTATAAAAATGTTTAAAATTAATGCCGTTTATGTTTATTACAGAGACACCAGCTTCTTCAAGCGTTGAAGGCAATGTTTTTTTATGTGATTTATTGTATTTTAGAAGAACAATTTTAGCTAATTCAGGTATTAGCATACACTCGCTTATACCTTCGACTAGTATGACGCCTTTTGAAAATAGTAATGTAGATTTTGTTACATCCAGCCACCTATCAATATAATTTTTGCTGTCTCCTAAATTCAACTTTGATAATTGATTTGCCATAATAGTTTCATTCTTTTGACTAGTGATGTGGATAAGATTATCAATGCTAATAGATGAAGCTAATACAGGAGAATGTGTTGTTATAATAATCTGGATATCTGTTCTTTCTTTGGTGAGTTGTTCTAGATACTTTATTAATTTTACTTGTAACTGCGGATGAAGGTGAGCCTCCGGTTCTTCTATCAGTAGAATCGTAAACAGATTTTTTTCTCTTCCTACCGCTTCTATTTCAGCAAATACAGTTGCTATATAAAGAAGATTATTGTAACCCAAACTGTTTATTGCTATGTCTCTAAATTTACTTATATCATGTTCGCCGATATTCGGGAAAAACACCATTTTTATACTCTGAAGAATAGACATAAAAGATGTTTCGGAAAACTGTAAGTTTATACTTTGCCCGAACACAGTTCCCATAGAGTCTTTTATTCCAATATTAATATCATTTTTGGCTTTTTCAATTTCACTAAATTCTTTATCCTTATTTCCTACGATAGATTGATTAAAATCTCGGACTACCTTTACTAAATTATCTTTCTCCGTATCACTTTTATATTGATGTTTTAGAAGTGTTGCCAATCTAGAATTTCTTCCATTTGTGAGTTTTTCCTCAGCATCACGAAGAGGAGGCAAGTAAATACAGTCTATACAATCAAATGTTTCTTCTTCAAAAGCACTTGCTTTTGAAGTTCCACCCCATATACTCTTTTTATAATAGCCTTTTTGATTAGGATTTTTATCTACTTCTAAATTCAGTTTTGCCTTATAATCAGGGTCACACCATGTTAAAAATGTAACTTCTTCATCAGGTGATAGTTCTTCCCATTCTAAACCAATCCTAATTTTTCCGGACATTGAATTATTATAAAAAGAATGATAAAAATCAACTTCACTTATGTTCATATATGAAAACTCATTTTCTCTCAGAATCATTCTTAAAGCATTGATAATCGTAGTTTTCCCAGAGGCATTTTCGCCAACAAGAATATTCAACCCCTTGTTTAGGTTGATTACGCTTCTATTCTTACAATTTTTGTATCCTTCAATATATATTATTGAAATATACATAATCTCCACCTTATAACCTTACATTATTTTAATTAAGCTTGCGATAGCAATGTTACATACCACACATGATTTGCCATCAGTTTGCTTTATCCAGCCTATACTAGGATACTAAATAAACTTTCATTCTTGAGACCATTCTTAAGTCAACCAAATCGTTTAACTCTAACATTTCTACATTTTCCTCTCATATCCTCCCACGATAGCAAAATTAATCCAAGAAAAAGCAAAAAACCGGACCGTTCAAATAAGATGATCCGGCCCAATATATATTCCCGCACACACCACGACGCGATAAAAATAACATTCAGCCCTACAACCCTCTCATACCAAGGCTTTCAGAAATCACAGCTATAGCACCATTAAGCACTCCACATGACCCGCCTCCGAGACATAACATACAATGTGCAACTGGAAGTGCTCTTTCATCGGTCAGGGCAGGATTCTATTACCCAACATATTTTAAAACGCCCCAGTTTCCCAAGACAGATTTATTAGATTACAAGTTAAGTTCCCTTAATCTAACGTTCATGGTTGTCCCCCTTGACAGTTGGAGCACTTTCGCTGCCAAATATCTGTTCCGTTGGCTTTAAACTTGAAGTTACAATTTTGACATTCTATGGTGTAAAACCATTGCCCATGATCTATACCCTGTTCTTCTGTTCGCCCAAAGTTCATTTGTTTATTTTTGTTAATATAGCCCGGATTAGTAGTTTCTTTATTCATGTTGTATCCGCCTGTCTCCAATTCCTTTTTCCTAGGCTAGTTATTTAGATGATAAGAATAGAAGGTGGACGGATTCAGTTCAGTTTGATACAATATGTTTCATTGTCCATGTTTGGATGCAATGCTTCATCATTAGAATTAAGCACGTGACTCGTAGGACGGCCACCCCGGCGTTCTTGCAATAATGAGCTACTATTCAGTCCCATCGACCGTCTTGCACTTCAGTCTCCGGTTCCGGGCAAAGAACCACGATAATTGGTGACTGCTTCCAACCTTGATTTCTGAGATCTCCGTAATACTCTGTCTAACTCAAGTTATTGAGCAATTATTTCATCAAGTAATATAACATCCCTCTAATTGACTGGGTTAAAGATTTTGATTCCAATTTGTTATTAACAGTTCGCACATTGATACCGATTATTTTTAGATTTAATTTAGCATATGCTTGAATATCATATGACTCAGGATTTGCAACAACTATATAATGTTCTCCGCCAAGAAATTTTAATAAGTGACCATACATTTCTCTAAAATAGTCGTCGTTAAACGAAAAACCAATAAAAAGCAATTTGTAGGTTCCCATCAATGCTGCAAATCTATGTGTAAAACTATCATCATTATATAAAGCATCATAATCCTCTTGCGTTAATATCATCTTACCAGGCCGATCCCAGATGCCGTGGATATGAACAACACGATGCTCATCTTCATTGTAGAGCTTTTGGAAGTTTTCAATATCATTTAGACATAGAGGGGTACCGTTTAAATATTTACTTAGAGAAGTGTCATAATTAGTAGTTAGGTAAAATCTGGGATTAAACAGTTTTAGCTCCTCGTAGTTATGTAAATTTGAGTCAACCCCTGTATTAAGTAATCGCTTTAGTCTAAGACTAACCTCTTCTTTGATCTGTGAGTCTGTAGCTAATGATGCAGAGTAAGATTTTAGATACTTTACTGCCTCAAAATATTTTCCCTCCGCCACAAAATCCAAAAAACGCTTTTCATTATTCCTATTTATATCCTTTGCTAAGCCCTCGAAAAGACCGCGCCATGTTGGAAGCCCGAATGGAATTGCTATACCAGCCCCCAAAAAAGGGATAATCCGATTCCTCGACTCTTTTAGTGAGCTAAAGTTATTAAGGAAATCCCTATGAACATAGGTAAACAACTCTTCTTCTTCTAGCTTTCTGAGTTCATCAGTAAACTCTGTCGTTAACTCGAAGATTTCTTCTATTTCATGACTTCCATCATTAATACCCGTAAAAATAGTTTTCCCGCAGGCTTCGCATAGTTCGTTTATGCTTTCAACCAACCCGGATGTTTCGTGAGCCAAACAGTCATAATGTATCTGGCCTATTACCATCTTGTGTTCTTGGGTAGCCTTAAGAAAAGTGCTTACTTCTTTTTGGTTTAAATCGTAGCTCATTAATAAACGTCTTGTGAAAAGATCATTCCTTGAAACCTCTTCTATTTTAAATAAAAGGCTGAGTGCATCAGCTTCGGAAAGCGATAACTCAATAGCCACGGTATCTATTAATGGTTTCAATAACATAATGAAAAAACTCCTTATCTAAATGTCTCCGAGCCAAAAATACTACTTTAAAGTAAGTAGACGTTGAAACTATGGTCGTTTGTATTACATCTTTATGGTCATTAGTAAGATGCTTATAATCGCTGAACCATGATAAGGACCAATATGGCAATGCGACAGCTTGCTTGAAATCAATATACAGGCTATGAAACATTTCCGAACTAGCGATGGGTCTAGATTTATCGCTAGATTTTGTTGAGGATTGACTCGCTTTATTCGACTTGAAATTTATCCTAGTGGGATATCCAATCAGGTTAAGGTCTTTTGCCTTTTTCCTCAAACTATCGCCTTTAATGCGTATATTTATGTAACTACCGAGTAGCAATGCCTGTAACTTTTCTGTTACAACTTGCTTTTCGAATGTTGGAACGCTTTCATCCATAAATAATGTATTAAATATTTCATTTGTAAATATACCGATCTTTCTATGGACTTTTTTATTTACTTCTTCACGAATATCTTTCAGGAGCATTGTGTCAAGTTCCTCGCACATCTTGAACATGCCCCCTCGGTCGGTATTAACGTCTACATAGCCAGCAATCCGTAGATATTTCAAAATGGTTTCATTTATTTTCTTATATAAACTGTTTATCGAGCTGTCCCATAAGCTTTCGTTCCCATCGGATTTCTCGATACCGACAAGATTTCTCACCATAATTAAGTAAACTTGGTTGGTAAAGTCAATTTCAACTCCTGCTAGAAAATAAGCCTCTGTTTCATTTTTTCTTGGAACTACTTCTACAAATAAAAAACGTGCATTCGTTACCTTGTCTTTATCTGTTTTATAGTCAAATCCCGCAATAAACTTTGTACCACTAACTCCAATACTTAAGCTATCCATTAAGTAGAAACCCTTTTCCGACATTGAATCATGGTAATTTACAGGGATAATAGGGTTATCAATGTTAATGTCTTTTATTAATAGCTTTACTGCTGTTCGGAAGTTTTTTGGAGTATATTGAACCGAACCTTTTATTTTGCTAACATAAACATTTTTCAATTGTCCGTATAAAATATTCTCGAAAAATATTTTATCGAAATCATTTTGTTTGTGTCTGTGATTTTCGAGAAAGCGACTGTAAAATTGGTCAAAGGGCTCTCCACTAATTGCTTTGAAACTTAACTCTTTTTCTACAACTTCTTTAAACTGCTTGTAATCTACAT
This sequence is a window from Desulfosporosinus sp. Sb-LF. Protein-coding genes within it:
- a CDS encoding site-specific DNA-methyltransferase translates to MPILNWLNRDKHIRAAEQIPYRLLEPQDDYSFGVADTSNMLVQGDNLDALKALLPYYARQVKCIYIDPPYNTRSAFEHYDDNLEHAQWLSLMYPRLELLREMLTEDGSIWVSIDDSEAHYLKIIMDEIFGRKNFLASNVWQKRYSRENREAIGDVHEYIFVYAVNPDKFKKTRNLVSMTEAQAKVYRNPNNDPRGRWRSVPMTAQEGHATPEQFYEITTPSGKTHRPPEGRCWGMAKATYQRLLAEGKIYFGKNGDSQPNLIRYLSEVPGVTPWTWWPSDEVGHTDESKKEIHALFGKVNAFDSPKPERLMQRILQIATNPNDLVLDSFLGSGTTAAVAHKMGRRYIGIEMGEHAKTHCVPRLQKVIEGEQGGISELVNWKGGGGFRYYQLGSAVFDSEGRINPQIQFANLAAHIWFSETRSALHEKADSPYLGTHNGTAYYLLYNGILGDKRPDGGNVLTSKVLSNLPSHDGPKVIYGETSRLGQARLKDLNIIFKQTPYDVKVR
- a CDS encoding SIR2 family protein translates to MLLKPLIDTVAIELSLSEADALSLLFKIEEVSRNDLFTRRLLMSYDLNQKEVSTFLKATQEHKMVIGQIHYDCLAHETSGLVESINELCEACGKTIFTGINDGSHEIEEIFELTTEFTDELRKLEEEELFTYVHRDFLNNFSSLKESRNRIIPFLGAGIAIPFGLPTWRGLFEGLAKDINRNNEKRFLDFVAEGKYFEAVKYLKSYSASLATDSQIKEEVSLRLKRLLNTGVDSNLHNYEELKLFNPRFYLTTNYDTSLSKYLNGTPLCLNDIENFQKLYNEDEHRVVHIHGIWDRPGKMILTQEDYDALYNDDSFTHRFAALMGTYKLLFIGFSFNDDYFREMYGHLLKFLGGEHYIVVANPESYDIQAYAKLNLKIIGINVRTVNNKLESKSLTQSIRGMLYYLMK
- a CDS encoding AAA family ATPase, with product MYISIIYIEGYKNCKNRSVINLNKGLNILVGENASGKTTIINALRMILRENEFSYMNISEVDFYHSFYNNSMSGKIRIGLEWEELSPDEEVTFLTWCDPDYKAKLNLEVDKNPNQKGYYKKSIWGGTSKASAFEEETFDCIDCIYLPPLRDAEEKLTNGRNSRLATLLKHQYKSDTEKDNLVKVVRDFNQSIVGNKDKEFSEIEKAKNDINIGIKDSMGTVFGQSINLQFSETSFMSILQSIKMVFFPNIGEHDISKFRDIAINSLGYNNLLYIATVFAEIEAVGREKNLFTILLIEEPEAHLHPQLQVKLIKYLEQLTKERTDIQIIITTHSPVLASSISIDNLIHITSQKNETIMANQLSKLNLGDSKNYIDRWLDVTKSTLLFSKGVILVEGISECMLIPELAKIVLLKYNKSHKKTLPSTLEEAGVSVININGINFKHFYKLFCSIDMGLGIRLPYRCSGITDKDPEKRKLEVTDKDDNKKIVLEEYYPITEDEVEGNNSALELKDSINSSEFARLFSSPFKTFEYDLAMKKNTKIMCEVIRTLWSKDGSVKITCQEIENKDNKYISNEQLRDDSKFILQHIESKEVGKGTYAQELANKLEEIYDSEMLKEEKIRNVETIFNVPKYIEDAIIWSCGGEIND
- a CDS encoding ATP-dependent helicase; the protein is MTKEEMHNSIAMTLCDKNSNLSCKECFQKGARDICKGYKHCRVSEKTEEQLEYILSSIDEDIFLRACAGSGKTEVVGMKAAYEIKKWSKFEAGGIAILTFTNDATEVIKDRISQFNIRSTTYPHLVGTLSSFIHQYIAQPYISKYTNYKGKNDDMSFSIIQNRTKTFGNHWLNSYKCEIPFITKDDKRLDLHAHQISYDKKNKQFNFVIGDITFTLKDYYKSQQMQKHIKENREKYANPSYYKFDYVNKKFKECKTHFWKDGFANFEDINLLALNVLEKNTKITKLLSRKFPLIIVDECQDLSWIEIQILKKINEHGTTLHFIGDLNQSVYEFKRVDPDDTLEFVSSFTQMILRDNFRSCQKIVDFSRKLISTVDSITAHAEDKCEDNTLLYLEYNGNFDVIEKYIKIMSELKIDQERSCIIAKQNKMKDELLCIHNKNDIDLMISALQLWDKGNAYQRLKALEYAGQQISKWLGGSKNKVSYYCPKDVNSVFMWRIFLKNVLNDCCYNSKLLDFNQNYGNWHKTARSTLPNIIKQRYSELKIFDSKMERDFDSTFSGRWYNAQNSKDIIEDVLTNINNFKIQVTTVHGSKGCTYDSTMVVSSKSKKSEAGHWESHWLNGVGEEKRVGYVASTRAKYLLVWAVPTLTENERRLIESFGLKNAKEIIGN